Proteins co-encoded in one Salvia splendens isolate huo1 chromosome 4, SspV2, whole genome shotgun sequence genomic window:
- the LOC121801437 gene encoding probable protein S-acyltransferase 14 isoform X2 gives MYRSGAVMAWNVFKFCTALRGLGSIMILLVLGVVGVSYYAVVISNYGPGLAAGGLDSLIAFFVLALFHFLLVMLLWSYFSVVFTDPGTVPPNWRPAADEERGDNDPLTASEFPSDTENGRIRFCRKCNQLKPPRCHHCSVCGRCVLKMDHHCVWVVNCVGALNYKNFLLFLFYTFLETSVVTLSLLPHFIQFFSDGEIPGTPGTLATTFLAFVLNLAFALSVMGFLILHISLVCANTTTIEDMLNVYLYSSAIFSRATS, from the exons ATGTATAGATCTGGTGCCGTTATGGCCTGGAACGTCTTCAAGTTCTGTACGGCGCTGCGGGGGCTCGGCTCGATCATGATCTTACTGGTTCTTGGCGTCGTCGGCGTCAGCTATTACGCGGTCGTCATCTCCAATTACGGCCCTGGACTCGCTGCCGGTGGCCTCGATTCACTCATCGCTTTCTTCGTCCTCGCGCTCTTCCATTTTCTG TTGGTGATGCTATTATGGAGTTACTTTTCGGTTGTCTTTACGGACCCTGGCACTGTGCCTCCAAATTGGCGGCCAGCAGCAGATGAAGAAAGGGGTGATAATGACCCATTAACTGCTTCAGAATTTCCATCTGACACAGAGAATGGTAGAATTCGCTTTTGTAGAAAGTGCAACCAGTTGAAGCCACCTCGCTGCCATCACTGCTCTGTTT GTGGGAGGTGTGTACTGAAGATGGACCATCATTGTGTTTGGGTTGTCAATTGTGTGGGGGCTTTAAACTACAAAAATTTCCTTCTCTTCCTG TTCTACACGTTCCTTGAGACCAGCGTTGTGACTTTATCATTACTGCCACACTTCATTCAATTCTTTAGTGATGGAGAGATCCCTGGAACTCCTGGAACTCTTGCAACCACTTTTCTTGCATTTG TCCTGAATTTGGCATTTGCGCTGAGTGTGATGGGATTCCTGATTTTGCACATATCATTGGTGTGTGCCAACACAACAACTATTGAG GATATGTTGAATGTCTATCTTTACTCCAGTGCTATATTTTCCAGAGCTACTTCCTAG
- the LOC121801370 gene encoding 40S ribosomal protein S13 — MGRMHSRGKGISASALPYKRTPPSWLKISSQDVEENICKFAKKGLTPSQIGVILRDSHGIAQVKSVTGSKILRILKGHGLAPEIPEDLYHLIKKAVAIRKHLERNRKDKDSKFRLILVESRIHRLARYYKKTKKLPPVWKYESTTASTLVA, encoded by the exons ATGGGACGTATGCACAGCAGAGG TAAGGGTATTTCAGCGTCGGCACTTCCGTACAAGAGGACGCCCCCGAGCTGGCTCAAAATCTCTTCCCAGGAT GTTGAAGAAAACATTTGTAAGTTTGCCAAAAAGGGTTTGACACCATCCCAAATTGGTGTTATTCTTCGTGATTCTCATGGCATTGCCCAGGTGAAGAGTGTCACCGGCAGTAAGATCTTGAGGATTCTCAAGGGACATG GGCTTGCTCCTGAGATTCCTGAGGATTTGTACCACCTGATTAAGAAAGCTGTTGCCATCAGAAAGCATCTAGAGAGGAACAGGAAGGACAAAGATTCCAAGTTCAGGCTCATTCTTGTTGAGAGCAGAATCCACAGACTTGCTCGCTACTATAAGAAGACCAAGAAGCTTCCACCTGTCTGGAAGTA TGAATCTACCACCGCCAGCACTCTCGTTGCCTAG
- the LOC121801437 gene encoding probable protein S-acyltransferase 14 isoform X1: protein MYRSGAVMAWNVFKFCTALRGLGSIMILLVLGVVGVSYYAVVISNYGPGLAAGGLDSLIAFFVLALFHFLLVMLLWSYFSVVFTDPGTVPPNWRPAADEERGDNDPLTASEFPSDTENGRIRFCRKCNQLKPPRCHHCSVCGRCVLKMDHHCVWVVNCVGALNYKNFLLFLFYTFLETSVVTLSLLPHFIQFFSDGEIPGTPGTLATTFLAFVLNLAFALSVMGFLILHISLVCANTTTIEAYEKKSSPKWHYDLGRKRNFEQVFGMDRKFWFIPGYSEEDLRRMPALRGFEYPTKPDLDAQEL, encoded by the exons ATGTATAGATCTGGTGCCGTTATGGCCTGGAACGTCTTCAAGTTCTGTACGGCGCTGCGGGGGCTCGGCTCGATCATGATCTTACTGGTTCTTGGCGTCGTCGGCGTCAGCTATTACGCGGTCGTCATCTCCAATTACGGCCCTGGACTCGCTGCCGGTGGCCTCGATTCACTCATCGCTTTCTTCGTCCTCGCGCTCTTCCATTTTCTG TTGGTGATGCTATTATGGAGTTACTTTTCGGTTGTCTTTACGGACCCTGGCACTGTGCCTCCAAATTGGCGGCCAGCAGCAGATGAAGAAAGGGGTGATAATGACCCATTAACTGCTTCAGAATTTCCATCTGACACAGAGAATGGTAGAATTCGCTTTTGTAGAAAGTGCAACCAGTTGAAGCCACCTCGCTGCCATCACTGCTCTGTTT GTGGGAGGTGTGTACTGAAGATGGACCATCATTGTGTTTGGGTTGTCAATTGTGTGGGGGCTTTAAACTACAAAAATTTCCTTCTCTTCCTG TTCTACACGTTCCTTGAGACCAGCGTTGTGACTTTATCATTACTGCCACACTTCATTCAATTCTTTAGTGATGGAGAGATCCCTGGAACTCCTGGAACTCTTGCAACCACTTTTCTTGCATTTG TCCTGAATTTGGCATTTGCGCTGAGTGTGATGGGATTCCTGATTTTGCACATATCATTGGTGTGTGCCAACACAACAACTATTGAG GCTTATGAGAAAAAGTCTTCTCCAAAATGGCATTATGATCTTGGGAGAAAAAGGAACTTTGAGCAG GTATTTGGGATGGATAGGAAGTTCTGGTTTATACCTGGCTATTCAGAAGAAGATCTGAGACGTATGCCTGCTCTCCGCGGCTTTGAATACCCTACGAAACCCGACCTAGATGCCCAAGAATTATGA
- the LOC121801636 gene encoding uncharacterized protein LOC121801636: MVLGKRICVGWNRLLLLLPVVILIPHFLSVKELHQQMDSRDVPKEKPKKLDHLIQGPAAGEGLPSRLQCQGTRALNRTQVLKFRNNSVPADHVALVTVFTTYNSTADSGRNELATVGNMSYNKVERSMAILNVFLNFVQVTMPESHVIILTDPAFDLPLHRDIVTIQPIQGEYSRDKLMLQRIRSYIMFLQTRLEKLKQKQEKVTHFIFTDSDIAVVGDLGEIFSNYPNFDLALTFRNNKDQPLNSGFIAVRGTADGIQRGVAFLQEVLAVYSSKFMQASRMLGDQLALAWVVKSKPNFNMKRFSRGEAFQDMIGGASVLFLPCSLYNWTPPEGAGQFHGMPLDVKVVHFKGSRKRLMLEAWNFLSTSSNLPDMLCLILRSGRTKYDF; this comes from the exons ATGGTGCTGGGAAAGAGAATCTGTGTTGGATGGAATCGGTTGCTTTTACTTCTTCCCGTTGTTATTTTAATCCCCCACTTTCTATCAG TCAAGGAGCTCCATCAACAAATGGATTCTCGGGATGTACCTAAGGAGAAGCCAAAGAAGCTCGATCATCTTATTCAAGGACCTGCTGCTGGGGAGGGACTTCCCAGTCGTTTGCAGTGCCAAG GAACAAGGGCTCTTAATCGAACACAAGTTCTGAAGTTTCGTAACAACTCTGTCCCAGCGGACCATGTAGCTTTAGTCACTGTGTTCACTACTTACAACTCCACTGCTGACAGCGGACGAAATGAATTGGCTACTGTTGGGAACATGTCATACAACAAAGTGGAGAGGTCAATGGCCATTTTGAatgttttcttaaattttgttcag GTAACCATGCCTGAAAGTCATGTTATCATTCTTACTGATCCTGCCTTTGATCTTCCACTGCATAGAGATATCGTCACCATTCAACCAATACAAGGTGAATATTCGAGAGACAAGTTGATGCTTCAAAGAATCAGGTCTTACATT ATGTTTCTACAAACAAGACTTGAGAAGCTGAAACAAAAGCAGGAAAAAGTAACTCATTTCATTTTCACGGATTCTGACATAGCAGTAGTAGGGGACCTTGGAGAAATATTTTCCAACTATCCTAATTTTGATCTGGCTCTTACATTTCGGAACAACAAAGATCAACCTCTAAATTCAGGATTCATTGCTGTAAGGGGTACCGCTGATGGAATTCAGAg AGGTGTGGCATTCTTGCAAGAAGTACTAGCAGTTTACAGTTCAAAATTTATGCAAGCTTCTCGAATGCTTGGAGACCAATTAGCTCTTGCATGGGTTGTTAAATCTAAACCTAACTTTAACATGAAAAGGTTCTCCCGAGGAGAAGCTTTCCAAGACATGATTGGTGGTGCTTCAGTGCTTTTCCTACCATGCTCTCTTTATAACTGGACACCACCCGAAGGTGCAGGCCAATTTCATGGAATGCCTTTGGATGTGAAG GTTGTTCATTTCAAAGGATCAAGAAAGCGACTGATGCTCGAGGCCTGGAACTTCCTGTCGACTTCTTCAAACCTCCCTGATATGCTATGCCTTATCTTGAGAAGTGGAAGAACAAAATATGACTTCTGA